The stretch of DNA CCGGACCGCCGTTGTAGCCGGCGGTGATGCCCCGCAGCTCGAGAGCCGGGCCGGTGGCTGCGGCTGGGGCGGCAGCGGGGGAGCCTTCAGTCATGGTCGCAGCTCCGGCTGATCAGCTCCGCGGCCTTGCGCAGGGTCGCCGGGATGTCGCGGCTCAGGGGATCGAGGACCTCGGTCTCCGCCCCCAGGGCGCGGGCGACGGAGAGGCTGGTGGCCTCGGGACGTCCCGGCCGCACCAGCATCAGCTGGATGCGCGCCACCCGGGCGGCTTCGACGGTGTGCTGGAGGGAGGCCGGGCCGGGCTCTTTGCCGCCGTGCTCGATGGCCAGCTCCACCAGCCCGTAGCGCCGGGCGAAGGCGCCCCAGGCGGGATGGTCCACCAGGAAGGCGCGGCAGGGGGAGGCGGCGAGGAATTGGGCCAGCTCCGCTTCCAGGGCTCGGGCCTCGGCGGCAAACGCTTCGGCGCGTTGCCGATAGCCGTCGGCACCTTCCGGATCGATCTCCGCCAGCCGTTCCCCCAGCTCCCGGGCGATGAGCTCGAGCACCGGCGGCGCCAGCCACGGGTGGGGCTCCTCCAGACCCTCCACGGCGGTGCCGGCCACCTCCATGAGGGAGATCTGTTGCAGATCCGGGGAGCGCTCGGTGGTGGATTCCAGGAGCCGTTCCTCGAAGGCGAAGCTGGGATGGCCCACCCGCAGCAGCAGATCGGACTCCAGCAGCGCCTTCAGGTCGCCGGGCCGGGGCTCGTACTCGTGGGGCGAGCGGCCGGTGGGGATCAGGACCTGGACGTCCACCCGCTCGCCGCCG from Acidobacteriota bacterium encodes:
- a CDS encoding zinc ABC transporter substrate-binding protein, whose translation is MRFVPSRIAWLLLLGLLPTSLLTGCAEPPQLLQKAPVTATATIEPLGYLLDRVGGERVDVQVLIPTGRSPHEYEPRPGDLKALLESDLLLRVGHPSFAFEERLLESTTERSPDLQQISLMEVAGTAVEGLEEPHPWLAPPVLELIARELGERLAEIDPEGADGYRQRAEAFAAEARALEAELAQFLAASPCRAFLVDHPAWGAFARRYGLVELAIEHGGKEPGPASLQHTVEAARVARIQLMLVRPGRPEATSLSVARALGAETEVLDPLSRDIPATLRKAAELISRSCDHD